A single genomic interval of Marinitoga sp. 38H-ov harbors:
- a CDS encoding nitronate monooxygenase family protein: MFKRLLIGNLEIKYPIVQGGMAVGISLDGLASAVANAGGIGVIGTAGIGFFSELKNYKEASIDGLKKIIRKAKEKSNGVIGVNIMVALTNYGDMVKTAIDENIDIIFSGAGLPLNLPSFLNNKKKTKLVPIVSSLKAAQIIVKRWLSKYNYLPDAFVLEGPLAGGHLGYKDNELFLEKNNLENNIPKLKDFLDNLEHNYGKKIPLIAGGGLYSKDDVERILSLGADAVQIGTRFIATEECDANIKFKEVIINAKDEDIAIIKSPVGLPGRAIRNEFIEAVDKGEKKPYECKYHCIKTCDFKTAPYCIAKALYNAAIGNINEGFVFTGNAVSKINEIQKVEDIIKELFES; encoded by the coding sequence ATTTTTAAAAGATTATTAATCGGGAATTTAGAGATCAAGTATCCAATAGTTCAAGGTGGAATGGCTGTAGGTATTTCTTTAGATGGATTAGCTTCAGCGGTTGCTAATGCTGGAGGCATCGGGGTTATAGGAACAGCTGGTATTGGTTTTTTTTCTGAATTAAAAAATTATAAAGAGGCTAGCATCGACGGTTTAAAAAAAATTATTCGAAAAGCTAAAGAAAAATCTAATGGTGTTATTGGTGTTAATATTATGGTAGCACTTACAAATTACGGAGATATGGTAAAAACCGCTATTGATGAAAACATTGATATTATTTTTTCTGGTGCTGGTTTACCTTTGAATTTACCTTCTTTTTTAAATAATAAGAAAAAAACAAAATTAGTTCCAATTGTTTCCTCTTTAAAAGCAGCACAAATTATTGTAAAAAGATGGTTATCTAAATATAATTATCTTCCTGATGCATTTGTTCTTGAAGGACCTTTAGCTGGAGGACATTTAGGTTATAAAGACAATGAATTATTTTTAGAAAAAAATAATTTAGAAAACAATATTCCCAAATTAAAAGATTTTCTAGATAATTTAGAACATAATTATGGGAAAAAAATACCTCTTATTGCTGGTGGTGGTTTATATTCTAAAGATGATGTTGAGAGAATTTTATCTTTAGGAGCTGACGCGGTTCAAATTGGAACAAGATTTATTGCTACTGAAGAATGTGATGCTAATATAAAATTTAAAGAAGTAATAATAAATGCTAAAGATGAAGATATTGCTATAATAAAAAGTCCTGTTGGATTACCAGGAAGAGCAATAAGAAATGAATTTATTGAAGCCGTTGATAAAGGTGAGAAAAAACCATATGAATGTAAATATCATTGTATTAAGACATGTGATTTTAAAACAGCTCCATATTGTATTGCCAAGGCATTATATAATGCAGCAATAGGGAATATTAATGAAGGGTTTGTTTTTACTGGTAATGCAGTTTCAAAAATCAATGAAATACAGAAGGTTGAAGATATTATAAAAGAATTATTTGAAAGCTAA
- a CDS encoding acyl carrier protein codes for MDKKELFEKVREIMAESLSIEKEKITEEANLTDDLELDSLELVDLTMDFENELGISIDDSELEKIKTVGDIVELLSNKN; via the coding sequence ATGGATAAAAAAGAATTATTTGAAAAAGTAAGAGAAATTATGGCTGAAAGTTTAAGTATTGAAAAAGAGAAAATAACCGAGGAAGCAAATTTAACAGATGATTTAGAATTAGATTCATTAGAATTAGTAGATTTAACAATGGATTTTGAAAATGAATTAGGAATTTCTATTGATGATTCTGAATTAGAAAAAATAAAAACAGTTGGAGACATTGTAGAGCTTTTATCAAATAAAAACTAA